Proteins from one Podospora pseudocomata strain CBS 415.72m chromosome 4, whole genome shotgun sequence genomic window:
- the HUL5 gene encoding ubiquitin-protein ligase (E3) (COG:O; EggNog:ENOG503NTYZ; antiSMASH:Cluster_5) — protein sequence MFSTFTGQSTGRRRNVNLSGNTAHNPWAAPATLGASTTVSRAAAEREKRQREKEKLRAAERIQRVWRGSQIRQHLRTQDRAAIDDLYHHDQNDLERRSAKALPLLLRSFQSKNHHDRRRMVWLCRDLCNSSFHLFRSQGAEGFQLDRLVRKLTGALQKELNLGPDIHVVLSVLLEVMDLRPQAIGHVLDQYYRVMANYCNLAPSLQQPFTLLSQAVTKPLSVGTFPETFLSKAYHAFAFDFLATPDLNMFENNLYLFCADIDLDRLSDTLASEKFEATQLDVPRARLLWLLAHLIALQEAKQQQNVHASYLDVLCSLLSVLSDQIQLAAESVADAGLDGEDDVAQGTLPAYISGKLALLTTSRAITGLLETSAPFSLGHESSSLGDASPYAGYVLTLLSCFPNAGEEIRMRLFYSNVPTRTGRMPALEYLWQVMRRTAVFRSIASESEAALGILKSAPQTSNLHEENDSWHQQWRTILLFLELYVFVLKVTDDADFFAILEGDKPGNGTAGEDLPRTRSSGLDMESVKKLTLFLKHLGFVLYYNMAELLASWASSRNLRGLSRPSMFVVTAGVGLDKVRGLVLAAMRGLYERDSRRPFLPKDHWLMTEKFDMAGFKEAVVVEAERQRALGHAEGEEDEGMGEEEEHEPEERDWRHGPHRTVGRQALLEARQKLAAREQARAKVAPKLEVLKNLPFVVPFDQRVMIFRQFITLDKLRRRSGHADPDSWRMMMLEADPTRNSLARHQALIRRGSLFRDAQGSLYPLEEAIKEPVQITFLDQWGMQEAGIDGGGVTKEFLTSVIAEMLSDTSLFVANSKNAYYPNPLIVEQWLALARKRGLSESETRTKLLRQYEFAGRLIGKCMYEGILINVVFAGFFLLKWTTADTKQASLNDLRELDEELYRGLLFLKNNEDQVDDMGLNFALDVDISTPEDKQPNIVSRPLCPNGNNIPVTKGNRLKYIVQLAKYKLALQPFAQTQAFLKGLKMVIEPGWLSMFNQNELQRLVGGDSGAIDVDDLRRNTVYSGPYQIGDDGQEHETVKLFWEVMEEFGDEERREVLQYVTSTPRAPLLGFSQLFPRFTIGYGGQDEDRLPSASTCINLLKLPRYSRKGVLREKLLYAVKSGAGFDLS from the exons atgTTTTCTACCTTCACCGGTCAGTCGACCGGGAGACGTCGTAACGTCAACCTCAGTGGAAACACAGCACATAATCCATGGGCCGCTCCGGCAACACTAGGtgcctccaccaccgtatCAAGAGCGGCAGCCGAACGCGAAAAGAGGCAGAGagaaaaggagaagctcaGGGCTGCTGAGCGAATCCAGAGAGTATGGCGGGGCAGTCAGATTAGGCAACATCTCAGGACCCAAGATCGCGCCGCCATCGACGACCTGTACCACCATGACCAAAACGACCTCGAAAGGAGATCCGCCAAAGCACTTCCCCTACTGCTGAGGTCCTTCCAAAGTAAGAACCACCATGACCGTCGACGAATGGTGTGGCTCTGTCGCGATCTTTGCAACTCGAGCTTCCATTTGTTCCGGTCCCAGGGAGCGGAAGGATTTCAACTTGACAGGCTTGTTCGGAAGCTCACAGGCGCACTGCAGAAAGAATTAAATCTGGGCCCTGATATCCACGTTGTGCTCTCCGTACTTCTGGAAGTTATGGACCTTCGACCACAAGCTATTGGGCATGTTCTCGATCAATATTACAGGGTGATGGCTAACTACTGCAACCTTGCCCCGAGCTTGCAGCAGCCGTTTACGCTGCTCAGCCAGGCGGTCACAAAACCCCTATCAGTGGGGACCTTCCCAG AAACATTCCTGAGCAAAGCCTATCATGCCTTTGCTTTTGACTTCTTGGCAACACCAGACTTGAACATGTTTGAGAACAACCTCTACCTATTTTGTGCCGATATCGACCTAGACCGCCTCTCGGATACGCTCGCCTCTGAGAAGTTTGAGGCTACACAGTTAGACGTACCCAGAGCTAGATTGCTATGGCTTTTGGCGCACTTGATTGCACTTCAAGAGGCAAAGCAACAGCAAAACGTACATGCCAGCTACCTCGACGTCCTCTGCTCCCTTTTATCCGTCCTTTCAGACCAGATTCAGCTTGCAGCGGAATCGGTTGCCGATGCTGGGCtcgatggtgaggatgacgtGGCTCAGGGGACCCTGCCGGCGTATATCTCGGGTAAGCTGGCCTTGCTGACAACGTCGAGGGCCATTACTGGGCTGCTCGAGACTTCTGCTCCATTTTCCCTGGGCCACGAGTCAAGCTCACTCGGCGATGCTAGTCCCTATGCTGGCTATGTCCTGACATTGCTATCCTGCTTCCCCAACGCGGGCGAAGAAATTCGCATGCGTCTGTTTTACTCGAATGTTCCGACAAGGACGGGTAGGATGCCTGCGTTGGAATATTTGTGGCAGGTGATGAGGCGGACGGCGGTGTTTAGAAGCATCGCGTCCGAGTCGGAAGCCGCGTTGGGGATTCTCAAGTCGGCGCCGCAGACATCGAATCTGCATGAGGAAAATGACTCGTGGCATCAGCAGTGGAGGACGATTTTGCTGTTTTTGGAGCTTTATGTGTTTGTGCTCAAGGTGACGGATGATGCCGACTTCTTTGCGATACTGGAGGGTGACAAGCCGGGGAATGGAACGGCTGGGGAGGAtttgccgaggacgaggtcgagTGGCTTGGACATGGAGAGTGTCAAGAAGCTGACGTTGTTTCTGAAGCACTTGGGGTTTGTGCTTTATTACAACATGGCTGAGTTGTTGGCTTCGTGGGCTTCGTCGAGGAATTTGAGGGGCCTGAGTAGGCCGTCGATGTTTGTGGTGAcggcgggggtgggtttggataaggtgagggggttggtcCTGGCGGCTATGAGGGGGTTGTACGAGCGGGATTCTCGGAGACCCTTTCTGCCCAAGGACCACTGGTTGATGACGGAGAAGTTTGATATGGCTGGGTTCAAGGAGGCggtcgtggtggaggcggagcgGCAGAGGGCGCTTGGGCatgctgagggggaggaagatgaggggatgggtgaggaggaggagcatgagCCAGAGGAACGGGATTGGCGGCATGGACCACATCGGACTGTGGGTCGACAAGCGCTGCTTGAGGCGCGACAGAAGCTAGCCGCGAGGGAACAGGCCCGGGCCAAGGTGGCACCGAAACTGGAGGTTCTGAAGAATCTTCCGTTTGTGGTTCCGTTTGACCAGCGGGTGATGATCTTTCGGCAGTTTATCACTCTTGACAAGCTGCGGAGGAGAAGTGGCCATGCGGACCCGGACAGCTGGCGCatgatgatgctggaggCTGATCCCACCAGGAACTCGTTGGCGAGGCACCAAGCCCTGATCAGGCGAGGGAGCTTGTTCCGGGATGCGCAGGGAAGTCTGTACCCGCTGGAAGAGGCAATCAAGGAGCCGGTGCAGATTACATTTCTGGATCAATGGGGGATGCAGGAGGCGGGGATTGACGGGGGCGGAGTGACGAAGGAGTTCTTGACAAGTGTGATTGCCGAGATGCTGTCCGACACCAGCTTGTTCGTCGCCAACAGCAAGAACGCATACTACCCAAACCCTCTGATAGTCGAGCagtggttggctttggcgaggaagCGTGGTCTCAGCGAGTCCGAGACCAGGACCAAGTTGCTCAGACAGTATGAATTCGCCGGACGGCTCATTGGAAAATGTATGTATGAGGGGATCCTCATCAATGTCGTTTTTGCCGGTTTCTTCCTGCTCAAGTGGACGACAGCGGATACCAAACAAGCCAGCCTGAATGATCTGAGAGAGCTGGACGAAGAGCTCTACCGGGGATTGCTGTTCTTGAAGAACAACGAAGACCAGGTGGACGACATGGGCTTGAACTTTGCCCTGGATGTCGACATTTCAACGCCAGAGGATAAGCAGCCCAATATTGTCTCTCGACCGCTCTGCCCCAACGGCAATAACATTCCCGTCACGAAGGGGAACAGGTTAAAGTACATTGTCCAGCTGGCCAAGTACAAACTCGCCCTGCAACCTTTTGCGCAGACGCAGGCTTTCCTCAAGGGTCTCAAGATGGTGATTGAGCCGGGGTGGCTGAGCATGTTCAACCAGAACGAGCTTCAGCGGCTGGTGGGCGGGGACAGCGGAGCGATCGATGTGGATGATTTGAGGAGGAACACGGTGTACAGCGGGCCTTACCAGATTGGGGACGACGGGCAGGAGCACGAGACGGTGAAGCTGTTCTGGGAGGTAatggaggagtttggggacgaggagaggagggaggtgctGCAGTATGTGACGAGCACGCCGAGGGCGCCGTTGCTGGGGTTCAGCCAGCTTTTTCCAAGGTTCACGATTGGGTATGGGGGGCAGGATGAGGACAGGCTGCCGAGCGCGAGTACGTGTATCAATTTGTTGAAGCTGCCGAGGTATAGtcggaagggggtgttgagggagaagttGTTGTATGCGGTGAAGAGTGGGGCGGGGTTTGATTTGAGTTGA
- the EFM7 gene encoding Protein N-terminal and lysine N-methyltransferase efm7 (EggNog:ENOG503NY5F; COG:S), whose protein sequence is MSTHDSDNESGGGGELGLFSEPTDYYPPSPPPTTETYTTATGEIITLHLVGHSPLEAHHLWNGSRVISQLFESTPTTTVKNRTVCELGAGAGLPSLVASMLGASLVVCTDFPDPDLIATIQKNIDGCHLLPHDNDELNIVADGFVWGASPSTLLRHSPNGFDVLILADLLFRHSEHGNMIKTIRETLKRTREAKAYVVFCSYRPWLREKDLKFFDLCREDGFEVEQILEKKMDKKLFEEDPGDEEILKTVTGWVVSWPEKEWVA, encoded by the exons atgTCAACCCACGACTCAGACAACGAGtcaggcggcggcggagagcTTGGGTTGTTTTCCGAACCAACAGATTActaccctccctcccccccaccaacaacagagaCTTACACCACCGCGACGGGGGAGATCATAaccctccacctcgtcgggcactcccccctcgaAGCCCACCACCTATG GAATGGCTCAAGAGTCATATCCCAACTTTTCgaatcaacccccaccaccacggtGAAAAACCGCACAGTCTGCGAActcggcgccggcgccggcctcccctccctcgtgGCCTCCATGCTGGGTGCTTCCCTCGTCGTCTGCACTGACTTCCCCGACCCGGACCTCATCGCCACCATACAAAAAAACATTGACGGGtgccacctcctcccccacgacAACGACGAGCTCAACATCGTCGCTGACGGTTTTGTCTGGGGcgcctccccttccacgCTCCTCCGTCACTCCCCTAACGGGTTCGacgtcctcatcctcgccgatTTGCTCTTCAGACACTCTGAGCACGGCAATATGATCAAGACCATCAGGGAGACTCTCAAGCGCACAAGAGAAGCAAAAGCCTATGTCGTCTTTTGCAGCTACCGCCCCTggctgagggagaaggatCTCAAGTTTTTTGACCTGTGCAGGGAGGATGGGTTCGAGGTGGAACAAATCTTGGAAAAGAAGATGGACAAGAAGCTTTTTGAGGAGGATCCGGGGGACGAGGAGATCCTCAAGACGGTTACGGGGTGGGTAGTTAGTTGGCCTGAGAAGGAGTGGGTTGCGTGA
- a CDS encoding hypothetical protein (EggNog:ENOG503NWHY; COG:I; CAZy:GH92) produces MESKMRRPEESSPFRKPFSMAAAPLRFRGMPRRSRFLVYALVFISFLYLIPRMHLGMGGTLLFFLISPEAAGPYGGGHKVDILRYVDPLIGTTNGGHVFPGASLPYGMAKAVADTNSHAENAAGFVSDNSEILGFSHMHDSGTGGQPSMGNFPLFVHAGCPEDDHKQCVYSLMDRPIARVNGSVFAAPGYFSLNLTNHVRAEMTVTEHTALYRFSFPGNDTLTLKSDDPLRKKDVDITYSPIILVDLVDLMNSRSTGGIQVYNQSGRIVGEGQYQPSFGAGRYNAFFCADFKGAAIRKTGTFISNNATEGVNFLDGVGNGFYIPSGSAGAWIQFEKPVENNHEIMARVGVSFISVDQACDNAEREIADYNFERVESQARKEWRKKLEVVEVDGTGVSEDMLTTFWSGLYRTLLSPQNYTGENQLWNNSTEPYFDSFYCIWDSFRAQHPLLTIIDPPAQTDMIRALIDIYRHEGKLPDCRMSFSKGYTQGGSNADIVLADAFVKNLTDNIDWDTAYKAVLSDAEEEPQMWGVEGRGNLESWHKLGYIPWDDIDTNGTGPMSRSISRGVEYAYDDFAISLLASGLGHDADAKKYHQRGSNWRNYWNPEQADLYREDPDGPVLKTKFKGFMQPRKLDGSFRYENTRACSPVHNMHICYYDTHLSSYEGSPWLYSFFVPQDMDSLITLMGGPDAFVERLNYFHTSGISYMGNEQGFLPVFQFHYAGRPAISSYWARSYIPSLFNSSVNGIPGNDDCAMGAFSAFAMMGFFPVAGQDVYLLTPPFFREVKIKAKSGGNKWAVIRVKNFDPEGRRIYIQSATLNGRRYTRNWITHEFFIKGGILEFVVGEEEGKEWGRGEEGRPPSWYSDEDFGDWDGNKGVEGVDAEEEERQAGRRGR; encoded by the exons ATGGAATCAAAGATGAGGAGACCTGAAGAGAGCTCACCATTTCGCAAGCCGTTCAGCATGGCGGCTGCTCCGTTACGTTTTAGGGGGATGCCCCGGAGGAGTCGCTTTTTGGTGTATGCGTTGGTGTTTATCAGTTTCTTGTATCTGATACCGAGGATGCACTTGGGTATGGGTGGGACattgttgtttttcttgaTATCTCCCGAGGCTGCTGGACCTTATGGGGGTGGACACAAGGTTGATATCTTGCGATATGTTGATCCCTTGATCGGGACGACGAATGGTGGTCATGTTTTTCCTGGAGCATCACTGCCCTATG GCATGGCCAAAGCAGTCGCCGACACAAACAGCCACGCTGAAAACGCCGCCGGCTTCGTGTCCGACAACAGCGAGATCCTCGGTTTCTCACATATGCACGACTCTGGGACAGGCGGCCAGCCATCCATGGGTAACTTTCCCCTTTTCGTCCATGCAGGCTGCCCAGAGGATGATCACAAGCAATGCGTCTACTCCCTCATGGACCGCCCCATCGCCAGAGTCAACGGCTCCGTCTTTGCCGCCCCAGGATATTtcagcctcaacctcaccaaccatgTGCGCGCAGAGATGACAGTCACTGAACACACAGCTCTGTACCGCTTTTCCTTCCCAGGAAACGACACCCTCACGTTGAAGAGCGACGACCCGCTCAGGAAGAAGGATGTCGATATCACTTACTCGCCTATTATCCTTGTTGATTTGGTTGATCTGATGAACAGCAGGTCAACGGGCGGGATCCAGGTGTACAATCAGTCTGGACGTATCGTCGGTGAAGGACAGTATCAGCCTTCTTTCGGAGCGGGAAGATACAACGCCTTTTTCTGTGCCGACTTCAAAGGTGCTGCCATTAGAAAGACGGGGACGTTTATCAGTAATAATGCCACTGAAGGAGTCAACTTTCTGGACGGGGTCGGTAATGGCTTTTACATCCCCTCTGGCTCGGCCGGTGCCTGGATTCAGTTTGAAAAACCGGTTGAGAACAACCATGAGATTATGGCTAGGGTGGGCGTGTCTTTTATCAGCGTGGATCAAGCTTGTGACAATGCTGAGAGAGAGATTGCGGACTATAACTttgagagggtggagagcCAGGCGAGAAAGGagtggaggaagaagctggaggtggttgaggtggatgggacTGGAGTGAGTGAGGATATGCTGACCACTTTCTGGTCGGGGTTGTACAGGACATTGCTGTCGCCACAGAATTATACGGGGGAGAATCAGCTGTGGAATAATTCCACCGAGCCATACTTTGACTC ATTCTACTGCATCTGGGACTCCTTCCGAGCCCAGCACCCTCTTCTGACCATCATCGACCCCCCAGCCCAGACAGACATGATCCGCGCCCTTATCGACATCTACCGCCACGAAGGAAAACTCCCCGACTGCCGTATGTCCTTCAGCAAAGGCTACACCCAAGGCGGCAGCAACGCCGACATCGTCCTCGCCGACGCCTTTGTCAAGAACCTCACCGACAACATCGACTGGGACACCGCCTACAAAGCCGTCCTCTCCGACGCGGAAGAAGAGCCCCAAATGTGGGGTGTCGAGGGCAGAGGCAACTTGGAAAGCTGGCATAAACTGGGGTACATCCCCTGGGATgacatcgacaccaacggcACAGGCCCAATGTCCCGTTCCATTTCCCGCGGTGTGGAATACGCCTACGATGACTttgccatctccctcctcgcctccggCCTTGGCCACGACGCAGACGCCAAAAAATACCACCAGCGCGGCTCCAACTGGAGAAACTACTGGAACCCGGAACAGGCTGACCTCTACCGGGAAGACCCAGACGGTCCGGTGCTCAAGACAAAATTCAAGGGGTTCATGCAACCGCGCAAACTAGACGGCTCGTTCCGCTATGAAAACACCCGAGCTTGCTCCCCGGTGCACAACATGCACATCTGCTACTACGACACTCATCTCAGCTCCTACGAGGGCTCACCGTGGCTGTACTCATTCTTTGTCCCGCAAGACATGGACAGCTTGATCACGCTTATGGGGGGGCCGGACGCGtttgtggagaggttgaattACTTCCACACGAGCGGGATTTCGTACATGGGGAATGAACAGGGTTTTTTACCTGTTTTTCAATTCCATTATGCCGGGCGACCGGCGATATCTTCTTACTGGGCGCGCTCTTACATCCCTTCGCTGTTCAACAGTTCAGTAAACGGCATCCCGGGTAACGACGACTGTGCCATGGGTGCATTCTCGGCGTTTGCAATGATGGGGTTTTTCCCCGTTGCAGGACAAGACGTCTACCTGCTCACGCCCCCGTTTTTTAGGGAGGTGAAGATCAAGGCGAAGTCGGGGGGAAACAAGTGGGCGGTGATCAGGGTCAAGAACTTTGATccggaggggaggaggatatacATCCAATCTGCCACCCTAAACGGGAGGAGATACACCAGGAACTGGATCACGCATGAGTTTTTTATCAAGGGTGGCATCCTCGAGTTTgtggtgggcgaggaggaagggaaggagtgggggaggggggaggagggtaggCCGCCTAGTTGGTACAGTGATGAGGATTTtggggattgggatgggaataagggggtggagggggtggatgcggaggaggaggagaggcaggcgggaaggagggggagataa
- a CDS encoding hypothetical protein (EggNog:ENOG503NWZ6; COG:S; CAZy:GH125), whose translation MRASILLVHTLAVLAQAQPPRAQLTLEPEPPSCPDYSGYSSTHHEPKSTGRYKLSYQRPRPSCRTFTLPEVEDTIISMKQVIKDPDLFRLFENCFPNTLDTAITWKGLSWRNASSYLPTDINSPDPPPKPTGNNDPEEELTFITTGDIPAMWLRDSAHQLTSYSPLLTPSNSTSSLASLYRGLINLQARYILTAPHCNAFLAPPESLIPPPQSDDSPTDHIYPPLPSSPGSPKTVHECKYELDSLASFLSLIHTYLTQTSDTPFLTTSLNLLPAIKRILSITTDLQTGTYSRTGTVSYAPYQFQRLTTTSTETLPNAGSGPPFHPGTNLVRSAFRPSDDACTYQGFIPGNMMFSSYLSLLSPYISPISPSTSKKISKLAAEIRAGIEDHGRIDHRLYGRIYAYEVDGYGSHSLMDDANIPSLLSAPLLGGYLDRRDETYQRTRRFALSQMNPYYMFGPVLNATGGPHIGPGMAWPMGLIVQALTSDDDDEIYSCIKQLLSSTDGLGLMHESVNTHSVSVWTRHWFSWANGLFGQLILDVNKRKPHLLARSYQ comes from the exons ATGAGGGCATCTATTCTCTTGGTTCATACTCTTGCTGTGCTTGCCCAAGCTCAACCACCCAGAGCTCAGCTCACCCTTGAACCAGAACCTCCAAGTTGCCCCGATTACTCTGGCTATTCCTCCACCCATCATGAACCAAAGTCAACAGGTCGTTACAAGCTCTCTTATCAAAGACCACGCCCATCATGTCGAACCTTTACCCTCCCAGAGGTGGAAGAtaccatcatctccatgaAACAAGTCATCAAAGACCCAGACTTGTTCCGTCTGTTTGAGAATTGcttccccaacaccctcgacaCAGCCATAACCTGGAAGGGACTCAGCTGGAGGAATGCCTCCAGCTATCTCCCCACAGACATCAACAGCCCAGacccaccccccaagccGACAGGAAACAAcgacccagaagaagaactCACCTTCATAACCACCGGCGACATCCCCGCCATGTGGCTCCGCGACTCAGCCCACCAACTAACCTCCtattcccccctcctcaccccctccaactccacctcctccctcgcctccctctaccgcggcctcatcaacctccaagcCCGCTACATCCTCACAGCCCCCCACTGCaacgccttcctcgcccccccAGAatccctcatcccccctccccagtcaGACGACTCCCCAACCGATCATATctacccacccctcccctcctccccaggctCCCCCAAAACCGTCCACGAATGTAAATACGAACTCGACTCCCtagcctccttcctctccctcatccacaCCTACCTCACCCAAACCTCtgacacccccttcctcaccacctccctcaacctcctccccgccatcaagaGAAttctctccatcaccaccgacctccAAACCGGAACTTACTCCCGCACCGGCACGGTGTCCTACGCCCCCTACCAATTCCAACGCCtaaccacaacctcaaccgaAACCCTCCCCAACGCCGGCTCCGGTCCGCCTTTTCACCCTGGTACAAACCTAGTCAGGAGTGCCTTCCGCCCTAGCGATGACGCGTGTACCTACCAGGGTTTCATCCCCGGAAACATGATGTTCTCCTcctacctctccctcctATCCCCATacatctcccccatctccccctcaacatccaaaaAAATATCCAAGTTGGCAGCGGAGATCAGAGCCGGGATAGAGGATCACGGGAGGATAGATCACAGACTGTATGGCAGGATCTACGCCTACGAAGTCGACGGCTACGGCTCCCACAGCCTGATGGACGACGCCAACATCCCCAGTTTACTCTCCGCCCCTTTGCTAGGCGGCTACCTCGACCGAAGAGACGAGACGTACCagcggacgaggaggtttGCGTTGAGCCAGATGAACCCTTACTACATGTTTGGGCCGGTTTTGAATGC AACGGGAGGGCCACATATCGGTCCGGGGATGGCATGGCCCATGGGTCTCATCGTCCAGGCTCTCACCagtgatgacgacgacgagattTACAGCTGTATCAAACAGCTCCTGTCGTCGACAGACGGGTTGGGTCTCATGCACGAGAGCGTCAACACTCACAGCGTCAGCGTCTGGACTCGTCACTGGTTCTCCTGGGCGAATGGGCTGTTTGGTCAGTTGATTCTTGATGTCAACAAACGGAAGCCGCATTTGCTAGCGAGGAGCTATCAATAA
- the RRD1 gene encoding Serine/threonine-protein phosphatase 2A activator 1 (COG:O; EggNog:ENOG503NW6C): MEPPPPPLPSATGAVSLPRLPILTSDELSKKAFGPLQKRINSGADVSFFLTSRAYKELMVWIMQLNHSLIPRLSPDTARPVCFPLEPGRRGWSEPVRRLREMLRGCEELILEAPPEENKNRRFGNGACRVWHGKLGERIQGWIDGLGLDIDGGVKEELRGYFMGAWGDKGRLDYGTGHELSFLAFLGGLWKVGFFGGGEEKEGEREREVVIGVVEMYLEVVRKLITTYTLEPAGSHGVWGLDDHSFVPYIFGSAQFTKPILGSRTEATPVEGSCPGAPKPASAVDKQTVEDYRGSNMYFGAIGFIYDVKSGPFWEHSPMLFDISGIKDGWGKINKGMVKMYRAEVLGKFPVVQHFGFGGLWAWEVDPEMVGERSVHLQSQPVQNQAQSLGQGGGEGGTKAPWARGAMGGMSGGQVSMPRPMDGGVMAPTGFPGRQPGMGTPTGLPGRGQVPTPRGGIPNTGPMEQTSFPRGGGMQDRVGGNQFSVTKAPWAKD; the protein is encoded by the exons AtggaaccaccaccaccccctcttccctcaGCTACAGGAGCAGTCTCCCTCCCCAGGCTACCCATCCTCACCTCCGACGAGCTCTCCAAGAAAGCATTTGGCCCCCTACAAAAGAGGATTAACTCTGGGGCTGACGTGTCGTTTTTCCTGACGTCGAGGGCGTATAAAGAGTTGATGGTGTGGATTATGCAGTTAAATCACTCGCTTATTCCGAGACTGTCGCCCGATACTGCGAGACCGGTGTGTTTTCCGCTGGAAccggggagaagagggtggagcGAGCCGGTGAGAAGGTTAAGGGAAATGTTGAGGGGGTGCGAGGAGTTGATTTTGGAGGCGCCGCCCgaggagaacaagaacaGGAGGTTTGGGAATGGGGCTTGTAGGGTCTGGCATGGGAAattgggggagaggattcAGGGGTggattgatgggttgggtttggatATAGATGggggggtgaaggaggagttgagggggtATTTCATGGGTGCTTGGGGGGATAAAGGACGACTTGACTATGGAACGGGTCATGAGCTGAGCTTTTTGGCGTTTCTGGGCGGGTTGTGGAAGGTGGGGTTTTtcggggggggagaggaaaaagaaggggagagggagagggaggttgtgATTGGGGTTGTCGAGAT GTatttggaggtggtgaggaagttgATAACGACTTACACGCTTGAACCGGCGGGATCGCATGGGGTGTGGGGATTGGATGACCACAGTTTTGTGCCTTATATTTTTGGGTCGGCGCAGTTTACGAAACCGATTTTGGGGAGTAGGACGGAGGCTacgccggtggaggggtcaTGTCCGGGGGCGCCGAAGCCGGCGAGTGCGGTTGATAAACAGACGGTGGAGGATTACAGGGGGAGTAATATGTACTTTGGGGCGATTGGGTTCATCTACGATGTGAAGAGTGGGCCTTTCTGGGAGCATAGCCCGATGCTGTTTGATATTAGTGGGATTAAGGATGGGTGGGGGAAGATTAATAaggggatggtgaagatgtATCGGgccgaggtgctggggaaGTTTCCGGTGGTGCAGcattttgggtttggggggttgtgggcgTGGGAGGTGGACCCGGAGATGGTCGGGGAGAGGAGTGTGCATTTGCAGAGTCAGCCGGTGCAAAATCAAGCACAGAGTTTGGGGcagggcggaggggagggggggacgaAGGCTCCGTGGGCGAGGGGGGCTATGGGGGGCATGTCTGGCGGGCAGGTGAGTATGCCTAGGCcgatggatgggggggtgatggcgCCGACGGGGTTTCCGGGGCGGCAACCTGGGATGGGGACGCCGACTGGACTTCCAGGGAGAGGACAGGTGCCGACGCCGAGGGGCGGGATACCGAATACAGGACCGATGGAGCAGACGAGTTTTccgcggggaggggggatgcaAGATAGGGTTGGGGGGAATCAGTTTAGTGTTACCAAGGCTCCTTGGGCGAAGGACTGA